Proteins from a genomic interval of Niabella soli DSM 19437:
- a CDS encoding outer membrane beta-barrel protein gives MMKKIRFLLLMGMIAPLFVEGQDTRPDTLVINGITVIRDNRPPKNEPKKGFFKNINSRRTLKKITTEWGMVDIGMSSFVDRTDYPGVAAQAYAPGSNNQWFETKGFKSRNINLWVVTQRYSLVHHVLNLQYGVGLELNNYFYTQPVRYDPNPPATQDPPVVSIDARAQSVPPERIYKKDKLAADYVTVPLMLNFNFTPDRIYPFELSAGVSIGYLYASRNKTITSDEGKQKAKDAFGLKPWKLSYVGDLTLGVVTFYGSYAFKGMYKRGLDMTPYTFGIRLRPGDLFNKIENR, from the coding sequence ATGATGAAAAAGATACGCTTCTTATTACTGATGGGTATGATTGCCCCATTGTTTGTTGAAGGGCAGGATACCAGGCCTGATACTTTGGTGATCAATGGCATAACGGTTATAAGGGACAACCGGCCCCCAAAAAATGAACCGAAGAAAGGCTTTTTTAAAAATATCAATTCCAGAAGAACACTGAAAAAGATTACTACCGAATGGGGAATGGTGGATATCGGTATGTCGAGCTTTGTTGACCGCACCGACTACCCCGGGGTAGCCGCACAGGCCTATGCTCCGGGAAGTAATAATCAGTGGTTCGAAACAAAAGGATTTAAATCCAGGAACATTAACCTGTGGGTGGTAACGCAACGCTATAGCCTGGTGCATCATGTGCTGAACCTGCAATACGGGGTGGGGCTGGAATTGAATAACTATTTTTATACACAGCCGGTTCGCTATGATCCGAATCCGCCGGCTACACAAGATCCGCCGGTGGTTTCAATAGATGCCAGGGCCCAATCGGTTCCTCCTGAAAGAATTTATAAGAAAGACAAATTGGCGGCTGATTATGTTACGGTTCCGCTAATGCTTAATTTTAATTTTACCCCGGACCGGATCTATCCTTTTGAATTGAGCGCTGGTGTGAGTATCGGCTATCTGTACGCCTCCCGTAATAAAACCATTACTTCGGATGAAGGAAAACAAAAAGCGAAAGACGCTTTTGGGTTAAAGCCCTGGAAACTTTCTTATGTAGGGGATCTGACATTGGGGGTGGTTACTTTTTATGGATCATATGCGTTTAAAGGCATGTACAAAAGAGGGCTGGATATGACTCCTTACACGTTTGGAATCCGCCTGCGACCAGGAGATCTTTTTAATAAGATTGAAAACAGGTAG
- a CDS encoding porin family protein, with protein sequence MKTGRNILILIALMAPLWSQAQGRKEKSPVDTSEITVKVITEKNKDSVIVTENGQAWVKASKKRNVATSWLGIDLGFANFADNTNYTGAAAQAYAPGANANWFDLRFGKSINVNIWIVTQKINLVQHTLNLKYALGLELNNYRFKNPVRFNPDPATNVPDPAVVYMDNEPNRNYSKNKLAADYLTVPLMLNVAFPSKNRKIAEVGNKTVKIKASREFGFSFGVSAGYLYASRNKTITSDNGKQKAKDNFDLNPWKLSYVGELNLGYLSLYGSYAIKSMFKRGLEVTPYTVGIRLGL encoded by the coding sequence ATGAAGACAGGAAGAAACATACTAATACTGATTGCTTTAATGGCGCCCCTATGGTCGCAGGCGCAGGGTAGAAAAGAGAAAAGCCCGGTAGATACCAGCGAAATAACGGTAAAAGTGATCACAGAGAAAAATAAAGACTCCGTAATTGTTACGGAAAACGGGCAGGCCTGGGTAAAGGCATCAAAAAAACGAAATGTTGCAACCAGTTGGTTGGGTATCGACCTGGGCTTTGCCAATTTTGCTGACAATACCAATTATACCGGCGCGGCCGCCCAGGCTTATGCCCCGGGCGCAAATGCCAATTGGTTCGATCTGCGCTTCGGCAAGTCAATAAATGTGAACATCTGGATAGTGACCCAGAAAATAAACCTGGTGCAGCATACTTTAAATTTGAAATATGCCCTGGGGCTGGAATTGAACAACTACCGGTTTAAGAACCCGGTGCGGTTCAACCCGGATCCTGCCACCAATGTTCCCGATCCTGCAGTTGTTTACATGGATAATGAGCCAAACCGGAATTACAGTAAAAATAAACTGGCCGCAGATTATCTCACCGTTCCGTTAATGCTGAACGTAGCCTTCCCTTCTAAAAACCGGAAAATAGCGGAGGTTGGTAATAAAACGGTCAAAATAAAAGCAAGCCGTGAGTTTGGGTTTAGCTTTGGGGTAAGCGCAGGATACCTGTATGCCTCCCGCAACAAAACGATTACTTCGGATAATGGTAAACAAAAAGCAAAAGACAATTTTGATTTAAATCCCTGGAAATTATCCTATGTGGGAGAGCTGAACCTGGGCTATCTGAGCCTCTATGGCTCTTATGCAATAAAGAGCATGTTTAAGCGCGGACTGGAGGTAACACCCTATACCGTTGGCATAAGATTGGGATTATGA